One Dioscorea cayenensis subsp. rotundata cultivar TDr96_F1 chromosome 15, TDr96_F1_v2_PseudoChromosome.rev07_lg8_w22 25.fasta, whole genome shotgun sequence genomic region harbors:
- the LOC120277892 gene encoding protein P21-like: protein MASKKLLPLFLLPLILPISYAATFEIVNQCQDTVWAAAIPGGGQQLNRGQSWTITVNAGTTGGRIWARTGCNFDSSGQGNCETGDCNGLLQCQGYGQPPNTLAEFALNQFENLDFIDISLVDGFNVPMDFSPTSGCARGIQCSADINGQCPAELKAPGGCNNPCTVFKTDEYCCNSGSCGPTYYSKFFKNLCPDAYSYPKDDQTSTFTCPGDTNYKVVFCP, encoded by the coding sequence ATGGCCTCCAAAAAACTCCTTCCTCTTTTCCTCCTCCCACTCATCCTTCCAATCTCCTACGCTGCAACTTTTGAAATTGTCAACCAGTGCCAAGACACAGTATGGGCAGCTGCCATCCCCGGCGGCGGCCAGCAGCTCAACAGAGGCCAATCATGGACAATAACAGTGAACGCCGGCACCACCGGTGGCCGTATCTGGGCACGCACAGGCTGCAACTTTGACAGCTCCGGCCAAGGCAACTGTGAAACCGGTGACTGCAATGGTCTCTTGCAATGCCAAGGCTACGGCCAACCACCCAACACTCTCGCCGAGTTTGCCCTAAACCAGTTCGAAAACCTAGATTTCATTGATATCTCTTTGGTTGATGGGTTCAATGTGCCCATGGACTTCAGTCCGACCAGTGGGTGTGCACGTGGAATCCAGTGCTCGGCGGACATCAACGGGCAGTGTCCTGCAGAGTTAAAGGCTCCCGGAGGATGTAACAACCCTTGCACTGTGTTCAAAACTGATGAGTATTGTTGTAACTCAGGGAGTTGTGGACCAACTTATTATTCTAAGTTTTTTAAGAATCTCTGTCCTGATGCTTATAGCTACCCTAAAGATGATCAGACCAGCACTTTTACTTGCCCTGGTGATACTAATTATAAGGTGGTCTTCTGCCCTTAA